One genomic window of Candidatus Pseudobacter hemicellulosilyticus includes the following:
- a CDS encoding zinc dependent phospholipase C family protein, whose amino-acid sequence MSLPVVLSWLALLCLGCLPLPAYSWGFYAHRLINRQAVFLLPPSMLVLYKPLLPWIEAHAVDPDKRRYLLPEEKPRHYIDLDRYGPPFDSLPRHWSAALARYPADSLQKHGILPWWVQTVLQRLTAAFREKDKFRILRYSADIGHYIGDAHVPLHACSNYNGQLTGQHGIHAFWETRIPELLAPQAWDFFIGPAPYLEKPGAFIWSRLLESAAAADTVLRMEKALRALFPREQQYAFEERNGQLVRQYSTNYTLAFDRLLGNMVERRMRQSILAVAAFWYTAWVNAGQPALHELAATPFTEADLEELSALDRQWREKGGSESGCH is encoded by the coding sequence ATGTCTTTACCAGTGGTTCTGAGCTGGCTGGCCTTGCTATGCCTTGGCTGCCTGCCGCTCCCTGCCTATAGCTGGGGCTTCTACGCCCATCGCCTCATCAACAGGCAGGCTGTCTTCCTCCTGCCACCATCTATGCTGGTGCTGTACAAACCGCTATTACCCTGGATAGAAGCCCATGCAGTAGATCCTGATAAACGCCGGTATTTACTGCCGGAAGAAAAGCCCCGGCATTATATAGACCTGGACCGCTATGGCCCGCCCTTTGATTCCCTGCCCCGGCACTGGTCTGCCGCCTTGGCCCGGTATCCGGCCGACAGCCTCCAAAAACATGGCATACTGCCCTGGTGGGTGCAGACCGTTCTGCAACGGCTTACAGCTGCTTTCCGGGAAAAGGACAAATTCCGTATCCTGCGCTATAGCGCTGATATAGGGCATTATATCGGTGATGCGCATGTCCCGCTCCATGCCTGCAGTAATTACAATGGCCAGCTCACCGGACAGCACGGTATTCATGCTTTCTGGGAAACGCGTATCCCGGAACTACTGGCCCCACAGGCATGGGACTTTTTTATCGGCCCGGCCCCCTACCTGGAAAAACCCGGGGCCTTTATCTGGAGCCGCCTGCTGGAAAGCGCAGCAGCAGCAGATACCGTCCTGCGTATGGAAAAAGCCCTGCGTGCGCTGTTCCCCCGCGAACAGCAATATGCCTTTGAAGAACGCAACGGCCAACTGGTGCGGCAGTATTCTACAAACTATACCCTGGCCTTTGACAGGCTCCTGGGCAATATGGTGGAACGAAGGATGCGCCAGTCCATACTCGCCGTAGCCGCTTTCTGGTATACCGCCTGGGTGAACGCCGGTCAGCCCGCCCTCCATGAACTGGCCGCTACGCCTTTTACTGAAGCAGACCTGGAGGAATTGTCGGCCCTGGACCGGCAATGGCGGGAGAAAGGCGGCAGCGAAAGCGGTTGTCATTGA
- a CDS encoding type II toxin-antitoxin system VapC family toxin, whose product MKYLIDTHTFIWYINGERGLSRTAFGYLENQSTEKYVSIVSLWEIAIKFHLGRLRLKMSFIELENYAQTRDLTILPVKFKHICRLLTLPHLHRDPFDRFLISQAFAEELVLISKDTRFAAYQVPTIW is encoded by the coding sequence ATGAAATATCTTATTGACACGCACACGTTCATTTGGTATATTAACGGCGAGAGAGGACTATCGCGTACGGCATTCGGGTATTTAGAAAATCAATCTACAGAGAAATATGTCAGTATTGTTTCGTTGTGGGAAATTGCCATCAAATTTCATTTGGGCAGGTTACGCTTGAAAATGTCTTTTATTGAACTGGAGAATTATGCGCAAACCAGGGACCTGACTATTTTGCCGGTAAAGTTTAAACATATCTGCCGATTACTAACCTTGCCGCATTTGCATCGGGACCCTTTTGATCGCTTCCTGATCAGCCAGGCCTTTGCCGAAGAGCTGGTCCTGATCAGCAAGGACACCCGGTTCGCGGCCTACCAGGTACCCACTATCTGGTAA
- a CDS encoding DUF2281 domain-containing protein: MKNFESVTKNRKPQPKGKYSGKKSSKTTMPVRTAPRQQKSSSAGKRTFFFGCCKGKIIMAPNFDDPIEDFKEYM, translated from the coding sequence ATGAAAAATTTTGAATCTGTTACCAAAAACAGGAAGCCTCAACCCAAAGGGAAATATTCCGGAAAAAAATCATCAAAGACAACTATGCCTGTTCGGACTGCACCCCGTCAGCAAAAGTCGTCCAGTGCTGGCAAACGGACTTTTTTCTTCGGCTGTTGTAAAGGGAAGATAATTATGGCGCCCAACTTTGATGATCCGATTGAAGATTTTAAAGAGTATATGTAA
- a CDS encoding DUF1015 family protein: MVTISPFKALRPAAELAKQVASRPYDVLNSQEAKAEAAGNPYSFLHITKSEIDLPASIDIHSEAVYAKAKENLQSFIDKGTLFREEKPCYYIYQLVMNGRSQTGLVCGSSVDDYEKDLIKKHEFTRPEKEQDRINHITTTGAQTGNVFLAYRNVAELDKLIDEWKAANHPVYLFTADDDISHTIWVVNDDHAILSITDLFAKIVPATYIADGHHRAASAAKVRKGLGEKATADANIFLTTLFPSNQLYIMDYNRVVKDLNGHSAEAFLQQLDTHFTVEKVPAAFSTEQLHQFGMYLSGQWYKLSAREGSYTEDPIGVLDVSILSDKVLDPLLGIKDQRTDKRIDFVGGIRGLGELEKRVNSGEMAVAFSLHPVSIQQLFDIADSGNVMPPKSTWFEPKLRDGLLTHLIY, encoded by the coding sequence ATGGTAACGATCTCTCCGTTCAAAGCCTTACGCCCCGCGGCGGAACTGGCCAAACAGGTAGCCAGCAGACCTTATGACGTGCTGAACAGCCAGGAAGCTAAAGCCGAAGCAGCAGGCAATCCTTATTCTTTCCTGCATATCACCAAATCTGAAATAGACCTGCCGGCCTCCATCGACATCCACTCCGAAGCAGTCTATGCCAAAGCCAAGGAGAACCTGCAGTCCTTTATTGATAAGGGCACCCTCTTCCGGGAAGAGAAACCCTGTTACTACATCTACCAGCTGGTAATGAACGGACGCAGCCAGACCGGCCTTGTATGCGGCAGCTCCGTGGACGATTACGAGAAAGACCTGATCAAAAAGCATGAATTCACGCGGCCTGAAAAAGAACAGGACCGCATCAACCATATCACCACTACAGGCGCCCAGACCGGCAACGTATTCCTGGCCTACAGGAACGTAGCGGAACTGGACAAGCTCATTGATGAATGGAAGGCAGCCAATCACCCGGTTTACCTTTTTACCGCCGATGATGATATCAGCCACACCATCTGGGTGGTCAATGATGATCATGCGATCCTCTCCATCACTGACCTGTTTGCCAAAATAGTACCGGCCACCTATATTGCCGATGGCCACCACCGCGCCGCCTCCGCCGCCAAAGTGCGGAAGGGACTGGGCGAGAAAGCCACAGCAGACGCAAATATCTTCCTCACCACGCTCTTCCCTTCCAACCAGCTTTATATCATGGATTACAACCGGGTGGTGAAGGACCTGAACGGCCACAGCGCCGAAGCCTTCCTTCAGCAGCTGGATACCCATTTCACCGTGGAAAAGGTTCCCGCGGCTTTTTCTACTGAGCAGTTGCACCAGTTTGGCATGTACCTCAGCGGCCAATGGTACAAGCTCAGCGCCCGTGAAGGCAGCTATACCGAAGACCCTATCGGCGTGCTGGATGTCAGCATCCTGTCCGATAAAGTGCTGGACCCTTTACTGGGTATCAAGGACCAGCGGACCGATAAGCGGATCGATTTTGTAGGCGGGATCCGCGGCCTGGGTGAACTGGAGAAAAGAGTGAACAGCGGCGAAATGGCCGTTGCTTTCAGCCTGCACCCGGTCAGCATCCAGCAACTGTTTGATATTGCCGACAGCGGTAATGTAATGCCTCCCAAAAGCACCTGGTTTGAACCCAAGCTGAGGGATGGTCTGCTCACGCACCTGATCTATTAA
- the serC gene encoding 3-phosphoserine/phosphohydroxythreonine transaminase: MNATIYNFNGGPSILPKEVFQEASQAILNFNNTGLSILEMGHRTETFQAVMDEAIALVKDLMNLDDQHEVLFLHGGASTQFFQVPMNLLNEQEMAAYTDTGTWAAKAIKEARLFGHVEIVASGKEAGYRQLPRQFNVPKTAKYLHMTTNETIHGLQWQDLSPFYEAGVPLVADMSSDILSRQLDFNKFDLIYAGAQKNVGAAGVNMVVVNKNILGKVDRKLPTMMDYRHHIENGSMLNTPPVFAVYVCMLTLRWLKGQGGVSGIEKINDQKAALLYNSIDTLPIFKGTVDREDRSKMNVCFVMDNAELEKEFLALCKENKLVGVKGHRSVGGFRVSLYNAMPLAGVEALTSLMKDFANRKG, encoded by the coding sequence GTGAACGCAACCATTTACAACTTCAACGGAGGTCCCAGCATTCTGCCCAAAGAAGTGTTCCAGGAAGCCAGCCAGGCCATCCTCAACTTCAACAATACCGGCCTGTCCATCCTGGAAATGGGACATAGGACGGAAACTTTCCAGGCAGTCATGGACGAAGCCATAGCCCTGGTCAAAGACCTGATGAACCTGGACGACCAACATGAAGTTTTGTTCCTGCATGGTGGCGCTTCTACCCAGTTCTTCCAGGTGCCCATGAACCTGCTGAACGAGCAGGAAATGGCTGCCTACACGGATACCGGGACCTGGGCAGCCAAAGCTATTAAGGAAGCAAGGCTCTTTGGCCATGTGGAAATAGTAGCCAGCGGCAAAGAAGCAGGCTACCGCCAGTTGCCCAGGCAGTTCAATGTTCCCAAAACTGCCAAGTACCTGCACATGACCACCAATGAAACTATTCACGGTCTGCAATGGCAGGACCTCAGCCCCTTTTATGAGGCCGGCGTTCCCCTGGTTGCCGATATGAGCAGCGATATCCTCAGCCGCCAGCTGGACTTCAATAAATTTGACCTGATCTATGCCGGCGCCCAGAAGAATGTAGGCGCTGCCGGTGTCAACATGGTGGTGGTCAATAAAAATATCCTCGGCAAGGTGGACCGCAAACTGCCCACCATGATGGACTACCGCCATCATATTGAGAACGGCTCCATGCTCAATACCCCCCCGGTATTTGCCGTTTACGTATGTATGCTCACCCTCCGCTGGCTCAAAGGCCAGGGCGGCGTATCCGGCATTGAAAAGATCAACGACCAGAAAGCAGCCCTTTTATACAACAGCATCGATACCCTGCCCATCTTCAAAGGCACGGTAGACAGGGAAGACCGCAGCAAAATGAATGTCTGCTTTGTAATGGACAATGCCGAGCTGGAAAAAGAATTCCTGGCGCTCTGCAAAGAGAACAAACTGGTAGGCGTAAAAGGCCACCGCAGTGTTGGCGGCTTCAGGGTCTCCCTGTACAACGCTATGCCCCTGGCCGGCGTGGAAGCGCTGACCAGTCTCATGAAAGATTTCGCAAACCGAAAAGGTTAA
- a CDS encoding tetratricopeptide repeat protein has protein sequence MKKIVFAVGFLVAAGIAAAQEDSKSLQETAKNFMRQGDYSNAILVLNRALQKDGDNLELKKDLAFSYYLHRDYVRALEVAKPFAERADADVPAYQILGMIYKGIEERKECEKMYKAALKKYPNSGVLYNEYGEMLWSKNDFKEAIKLFEKGIEVDPNFSGNYYNAAKYYFFATDKVWSLIYGEIFVNLESYSKRTPEIKSLLLDSYKKLFTDADLSKGQDTKNEFVRLYLEGMKNQSGFVASNGITPETLSAIRTKFLVDWMARNNTRHPFRLFEYQQQLLKGGMFDAYNEWIFGVAGNLPVYESWIRTHPEEHKQFEYFQKNRVFKLPPTGQYYQTSK, from the coding sequence ATGAAAAAGATAGTATTTGCCGTTGGCTTCCTGGTTGCAGCCGGAATTGCTGCCGCTCAGGAGGACAGCAAGAGCTTGCAGGAAACAGCCAAGAATTTCATGCGCCAGGGGGATTATTCCAATGCTATCCTGGTCCTGAACAGGGCTTTGCAGAAAGATGGCGATAACCTGGAACTGAAAAAGGACCTGGCCTTTTCTTATTACCTCCACCGCGACTATGTCCGCGCCCTGGAAGTGGCCAAACCATTTGCAGAACGCGCAGATGCCGATGTACCCGCCTACCAGATCCTGGGTATGATCTATAAGGGCATCGAGGAGAGAAAGGAATGTGAGAAAATGTACAAGGCCGCCCTGAAGAAATATCCCAACAGCGGGGTCCTCTACAATGAATATGGCGAAATGCTCTGGAGCAAGAATGATTTCAAAGAGGCCATCAAACTGTTTGAGAAAGGTATTGAAGTAGATCCCAATTTTTCCGGCAACTATTACAATGCAGCCAAATATTACTTTTTCGCTACCGATAAGGTATGGTCACTGATCTATGGCGAGATCTTCGTGAACCTGGAAAGCTATTCCAAGAGAACACCGGAGATCAAGAGCCTGCTCCTGGACAGCTACAAAAAACTGTTCACCGATGCAGATCTAAGCAAAGGCCAGGATACCAAAAATGAATTTGTACGCCTGTACCTGGAGGGCATGAAGAACCAGTCGGGTTTTGTAGCCAGCAACGGCATCACCCCGGAAACCCTGTCTGCCATCCGGACCAAGTTCCTGGTAGACTGGATGGCCAGGAACAATACAAGACACCCTTTCCGCCTCTTTGAATACCAGCAGCAATTGCTGAAGGGCGGCATGTTTGATGCATATAACGAATGGATCTTTGGCGTGGCCGGCAACCTGCCCGTCTACGAAAGTTGGATCAGGACCCATCCGGAAGAACACAAGCAGTTTGAATACTTCCAGAAAAACCGTGTTTTCAAACTGCCTCCAACCGGTCAATATTATCAGACTTCCAAATAG